The Amaranthus tricolor cultivar Red isolate AtriRed21 chromosome 14, ASM2621246v1, whole genome shotgun sequence DNA window GCTAAATTGGAAAGGCAAGCAACAATGGGCTCAGATACCTGCATTCCATTTTTCTTCGCTGCATAAATTTGCGAAACAAAACTGTAATAAATATTAAgcaatttaaaaaaagataaaagattaataaaagaaaaaggaccTTCAGATTCGACAATGGAGATAGCGGAGAGGCGAAAACGATCCCTCAAAAGTAGGGTTTCTTCATCGTCGTCGTCTTCTCTATCCATTTCCATATCGCTGCCTGTTCTTCCGATTTCCATTTTGAATATTctcttgttttcaattcaattgatttgatttggaaattgagaatattTAAGGCGCCAAATTTGTGGTGCAACAACACATGATTACATGAAAAACCTCGAGAATGGGCGGGCTGATGGGTCATTTGGCGGTTCAACTCTCAATCAACTAATTAACCAATCAGATAGTTGTTGATAGCCGGTAGTTGATAGTTAATTTCAATGGCTGATTTGACCAATTTATTTTGAACCCCCTGCTATGagcaacttgttcaaaaataaatttttcgtATCAATAAGATGTTAAACCAACTAGTTTATCAAACATTTAGAATTGACTGGTTTGGCCACTCAaccctctatttatatcaaaataagctaaaattgagTCATTTTGCCAAACACCTCATTACCATCTAGTTCTCTCCCCTCGACGTGTttataataacaaaattttgGTTCCACTTGGTATGATATTACGAATTGGTTGGAAGTTAAAACCCTAATTATAAATCGTTTAACTTCAATTTTCAGTTTGAATTCGatataaaaacaaatcaaactaaattaaatttagttttaaatttttcgATTGAAATTCAAACCAAATTAAATTGAATCTTACTacacttaaaaaaattaataaaaaaaatcaaacatatgaatcaaaatttgtgaaagtaatttttttttttttttaaaatctcaaTATAACATGAAATTGATTAGTTACAGtttaagtgatcatttataataatattaaagtaatcacttgtaattttaaaatgacCAAATAGagaaataagttaattatatagaTTCGTCTTATAGCAGGGTTAGCACAGATTCTCAAATGAGACTATGTTAGTGATACTATCTTTATTGAATTGTTTCAATGTACACCTATATCTCAAGGCGattaaatataactttaaaatgattaaagaaTTTGACTAATTATACGGGTTTGTCTCATAATGaaatggtctcatacaaaacttatTGATTAACAAATCCTTAGTGTGAAACGATTTTACCGTGACACATGTCCATATAAGAATTGtatagcccaattaatatttCCTCCGTTCGGCAATACTTGCACTTATTATCTATTTTGGTTGTTTCACATTAGCTGCACTTTTTCGCATTTGGCAAAAAGTAACTCAATAATTCTctattttattcataatttattctcGCTCATCACATCATTACTTTTTAATTAACTTCTCATCCACAGTAAgtaaaatagacaaaaataCATTGAAAGTGACTTTCGTTAATTATTGTGCCACCATCTAATAGTGCAAGTAATTCCGAATTAAGGTAGTAAATTTAATAGCATATGATATGACCTCCTTATTTTGAGGTCGTTTCACCGTcaaggtgttcattcgggccACCGGATTGATTTTGGGCCATATGTTTCGAATCAGTTCAACATTGTGTTTTGTATCCACATAGGTTTTTACATAACTATATATCCATTTTTATTCAAGTCAAATAAGATTCAGTTACTAAATCGATAAATATCGAATTTTCAGATTTGTATTGAACATCTCTACTCATTGAGACACGATATCTCAAGAGAGTACCTATACCTCCCAAACAGGGAAGTAATAATCATAATTAacttttatcaattatacatttATACCCATTATTATTGGACTTGTAAGAAGATATTTcaattttattgtttaacaaAAGTAACCTCCCCAAATCAAACAGAATCACAAATTCATTAACCCTACTTAATACCCTAAAACATTCCCCTAATAAATTAATCATCCTCCTCTATTCCAAAACAACCCTATTCCATTCTAAAACCCCACAAATCCCAAAACAAAAGGGGTTAAAACACAAAGATAAACTTTAAATTCTGATACTTTTTCTttacaaaacattaaaaatggcGATAGAATCATCATCCAATGGTGATGAAAAGAGTAGAAGACACCCTCGATGGACGAGACAAGAAACGTTAACATTGATTCAAGCAAAGGAAATTACAGAAAACAGTCCAAACAAAGGAAGAAAAATAATTTCGACATTGACAGGATCATCGTCAGAAAACACAGAACCCAAATGGGTAATGATTTCTACTTATTGTAAGCATCAAGGGGCTAACAGAGGACCTGCACAATGCAGAAAAAGATGGAGCAATCTTATCGGTGATTTTAGGAAGATTAAGGTTTGGGAATCTAAATTGACGGATAAGATTGAATCGTTTTGGGCTATGAGGAATGATCTTAGGAAGGAGAAGAAATTGCCCGTTTCGTTTGATGTTGAGGTTTTTAAGGTTCTTGAAGGGAGAGAACTGGGTTCGAATGGGGCTGTTTCTCCATTGCCATTACAGGCAGTTCCGGCTGTTCCGGAAGATGTTAATGAGTATattgatggtgatgatgatgaagatgatgatgctgaagaagaggaggaagaaatTGTGGGATTGGTGGGTGGAGAGAATAAGGAATCTATGGAGATGGAGAATGGTGTTGAGAATGGAAAACAAAATGGTGATGAGGATTCCATCAATGGAGAAATTCATAGTCCTGCTATCAAAAAATGCACATCAGAGCCTGTTTCAGGTTACATTTatgtgttttctcttcattttgaTGTCTTCAATTATTTTGGTTGTTTAATATCATGGTTTTATGAATGGGTTATTATGGTGAATACAAGGTAGTATTAAGTGAGCCCAACACTTATCTATATCTTTTGTACGTGTGTTGAACTAACTCGCTATTGTGTAACAATGTTATATGTTGTTTTTAACTTAATTATGTATAGATTACTCCATTAGCTCGTTtgattagtggtactaaatagccgtaaaaaatgatttataatataaaatatcatcaaaagtttcatgtcattccAATGGTGATGAGACTTTaattacaaaaaagttttttatttacaaattttcattaccacataATACCAACTCTCCTATtcataatgcattggaatgaatttcatgaagaaaatgagatgattgaagttggacaagtatgaccatcaaggtagttaagagatttttcaatcaaaattacactagtttttattctcattttcaacatttattaccacctacaaAACGGGCAATATGtggaatgaatgaatgatggatTCATTGTTGGTTGTTAtttatactcccttctattcctATTATTTGTCTTATTATAGATTAGACACTATTTATCAATCAGTTTGTTGTCTATACCTATAACTTAAAGCGTAGTCAAATGAATATGTGATGTCTCAGTATATTCTCTTTGTCTTATGAAAATTGCTTTATTGACGACGAATGGtgagaaaattaagaaaagtagacaaaatgatattttataggAAAATGGGACAGCTATGTGGACGAGATAAAAAGGTGAGTTAAATGAATTAAAGAAGTGTTGATAAtagcaaaataaataagacaaatttatGAGATTgactaaaaagaaaagtaaGACAAATTTTATGATACCGTtgagtaaattttattaataacaattgtttataatttttataaagacCAAGTTGTACAACTATTTGACTATGTGGGTGCGTGAAAAATCGAATGATAACTTGATAATGGGTAGTTGCTTGTAATGCATTGACTTATTTGACCAGTTAATTTTAAACCCGTTATTAAAAGCGgcttgttaaaaattaaaaataagtctATTTTTAACAAGAAGCTGAATTATTTAATGAATTTACTAAACATTAATATAAGATGATTTACGTCACCAACCCTTGTGTTAAAATCAGTGAATTAGTCAATAAGTTGTTTTACCTAACACCCATAACAACATTTGCCGactgttttctgttttcttttaGGCATAAAAAAGCAGCAGCTTCAAGCATGCCAGGAACAGAAGAGAAACTCAAATTTGggtatgagattttattttatttgcttAACCATTTTCTTCTTTGTTTCTTGATAAAACTCTAATTTGATACAATATACAACTACCTCTATCTTTACATTTACTTGATTATGTAAGTAGTCAACAATGGGTTGATAAGTAGCTGCAATCTTCTTATCTCCTTTTAATATTGGTatgatttatcttttttaatttctctCCAAATACCGATTAAAATTTTTGTAAGCGAAATATACCATGTGTAATGATCTTGATGATTCACTATAATTATACATCTTTGTAGTCCATATAACTTGATTCTTCCTACACGAAGTCCTCTACTTTCTAATATTGGAAACTTCGACAATGACACTTGATAGTTGATAGTAAATACTAGTAGTATTtggaacaaaaacaaaaaatcatataCAGATGAATATCACACTTGGGCACGTGACATACCCATGTTTGACAATAAACTACCCGCTACGTCCTTTGGAGATCAATATTTAATTTAGATATGCgagttttttttgtgttaaatGGTGCTTTTTCAGAAAGATTGAGGGAGCGAATATATTTTGTCATGATCGTCGATTAACAAGGGCAAATCGGACTACCGCCTAAGAGCTAAGACCTCATATTTTTTAGGgtctaaaaaatttattttaatttacaagggttatattaatttgaattaaatttagatataatGTATAGTTTTTCTAAGTAATATGAGTTATTAGTCCTTTttatataaagtagttcaaatatcaacaatagtttatattatttattacgcCTTAAGTTTCTAAGAGTCTTCTTACCATTCGCTCTGGGGGCCCAAAAAAGAAGGAGAGGAACCTTTATCTAGTATAAGCTTGTGATGTTCGATGACACTAACACTGCAACAGATGCTAAAAGAAAATCATGGCCAGACACCAGTAACTGTGATACACAAGACAAAGGGAAAAGAGGGAGACTGTGCTTTGAAGAACACAATCCTAATTGCTTTGAGTCACAAATCTTAAGGGCATTGGAAGCAAACAACAAGCTGAAGAAGGAGCACAACGATGTACTCATTGCTGCTCTCGCCAAGCTCACAGATGTGGTTACCAAACTTGCAGATAAGCTATAGTTTTTCGAGTCTTAAAACATCTTTAGACGATGGAGGAGTACATAGATGATAGATGATTACAGTGGCAATAACGTTTAATAACGTTTCTAGATGTAGGGAACGAACTTACACCACATGCTAAGGATTTGGTTattgatatttgaatttttgattaatGTAGGAATATCTTTCTTTTATTCGTTTTTCACCtagtttatttttgttcttcatATATCTTCTATTAACTTTATTATAGTCCCGACATGTATCtctctaattttataaaaatatctttttattaattgtgGTCTTTATATATTcttcactaactttcttttaatatttttataatgttatgGTCCTCACTTTTcctctattaaatttattatttaataacatAAAACATCTACTATCtacaagattttattttttttaattccgtAAACATTTCTTGTAGGAACTTCATTAAGGAATGGAGAAAGTACATGTTAATAAATAATGAGTTCACAAATTGTAGCACGACTGCATGAGATGAATAAGTATGCAAGCTACCGATAACTATAGGCGGATGTAGCGTATAACATTGGGAAGCACGTTCTACtcattaatttaacaaaaatcagTTTTGAGGGTGAAACGAAGTATTCACGCAAACGCTTTGCATTTTtagatttagatttttttttcttcagtgTCTCTCACACTTTGTCTTCATCCTACTTCCCATTCGATCGAATCTCTTATTCTTCACTCCTCGGTGTTGTGCTTCTCTTCAAATTGAATATCCCCTTCTCAAAAGTTAGACCTCAGTCCTCGACTCCTTGATGCtgacgtgttgtgttgcagtggACTGGACATTGGTGCTTCCAAGTTCCAACTCACTCAATCGAATCACCTTCATCCTTAGGACCTCAGTGCACAAAAATAATTTGTCAAATGTACTATTTGGTCCAATTCAACATTtggaaatgaatttcaaattgaCAAACATGCTATAAATAGTTAATCAAATGAATAGAAataatgaatttttaaaatcGGCTTTTAAATTAGTTGGAGCTTATATCACTTTTTTCAGGTAGGATTTGAATTTGATTCTCGCCGCCTCTCCTCTAACTCTTTCATTTTGTCCGAATAAACTGTATAATTGATcaactaatttaaattaaacCACATTACACAATTGGGGAACAAGATAAATTAGAAGGAAAATATTCAAAGACAAAGGAGAATGATTATGATCTTGATCATACAACAAAAATAGAGAAATTCACGAAAAAACTTTGGGTATCTTAAAATACAACTTAAATCATCAATTGTATTTTCAAAAAGCAATACACACTCACAAAATAAAAACTTTGGGCACTCAATACGAACATCAACAATCTCCTAACATGGGCTACCTCACccagcatcattatcatacccagtgtatatGTATCTTACTTATAGAAAACTATAATCAGAATCTAGATAGAGAAAAAAGACTGCTTGGTGCTTGGGCATCAACAAGCTTCACCCCACTTAAATTCAGTCTTCAATTTCTTCTTAAACACCTTCACTCATTTCTTGATTCCCACAAAAGTCAATACGCATGCATGCACTCCataaaattatgatattatacTTTAAGGTGTGGATTTATCTGGcatataaaatgaataaatataaaaaaaatgatctttaattttaatctgatgcaattatttttaataattgcttgaatttttattttttttatactatgatgtccaaataaaataacattaattaaAACTGAttgtgaaaaaaatgaaaaaatgataagttaaaaaaaatatttctataaGAATTGGGTCAGATTAAttagtttcttttattattagttttgcatatttttttcttttattagtttcttttattattattagttttgtattttttttgttttcttctgtagttggttctacttatttattttatttatatgcacttttttatctttttcgtATACTTACGTCttattatctttctcgagccgaggggctcatttggtcgcgctctcttttatggatatgagttATCGCCGtttttccctccccagaccctgtccatagtttttctatgagcggaatatattgaataagatgatgatgatgaattgggtCCGATTAA harbors:
- the LOC130799793 gene encoding trihelix transcription factor ASR3-like, which codes for MAIESSSNGDEKSRRHPRWTRQETLTLIQAKEITENSPNKGRKIISTLTGSSSENTEPKWVMISTYCKHQGANRGPAQCRKRWSNLIGDFRKIKVWESKLTDKIESFWAMRNDLRKEKKLPVSFDVEVFKVLEGRELGSNGAVSPLPLQAVPAVPEDVNEYIDGDDDEDDDAEEEEEEIVGLVGGENKESMEMENGVENGKQNGDEDSINGEIHSPAIKKCTSEPVSGIKKQQLQACQEQKRNSNLDAKRKSWPDTSNCDTQDKGKRGRLCFEEHNPNCFESQILRALEANNKLKKEHNDVLIAALAKLTDVVTKLADKL